The Fusarium verticillioides 7600 chromosome 8, whole genome shotgun sequence genomic interval CTCATTGAAACGACAATATAAGGAACCACCGACATGGATTCTTTTatgcttcaagatgaaggcgTGCGCGATCGCATACGTCAAGCGGAGGAATTTCTTGATCCCAGTATGTCCACCGCCCGTTCTCTAAAAAGATGGATCGTTGTGCCTGGCTAACTCTTTTCTGCAGATGATCCTCAAGTCCGAAGTTATCGATCCGATATTATTCTTATGCTACAAAAAAACCAGCGTCGATTGACCGTTAATCTCGATCATGTGCGCAACCACAGCCCGGACCTCGCACAGGGCCTCTTACAGCAGCCCTTCGATTTCACTCTGGCTTTTGATCAAGCCCTGAAAAACATCGTCCAAACCATTCCACAGGCACGGCCTGACCAGACCGCAAAAGACACAATCTATTACTGTGCTTGGGCTGGCAGCTTTGGCTTGAACGCTTGCAATCCCCGTACATTGTCgtctcatctcctcaacTACATGGTCTCTATCGAGGGTATTGTCACTCGATGTTCTCTCATCCGCCCCAAGGTCGTGAAGAGTGTTCACTACAATGAGAAAAAAGACATGTTTCATTTTCGCGAGTACCAGGATCAGACCATGACCAACGGTGTTACCACTTCAAGCGTCTACCCTCgcgaggacgacgacggCAACCCGCTTATTACAGAGTATGGCTTTTGTACATACCGAGACCAccagaccatctccatccagGAAATGCCCGAGCGAGCACCAGCAGGGCAGCTCCCCCGCGGAGTTGATGCAATACTAGACGATGACCTTGTCGACAGTGTGAAGCCCGGCGACCGAGTGCAGCTCGTTGGCATTTATCGAACGCTGGGCAACCGCAATACCAATCACAACAGTGCTCTCTTCAAAACAATGATTCTGACGAATAATGTTGTCTTGTTATCTTCGAAGTCCGGAGGTGGTGTGGCGACTGCAACCATTACAGATACCGACATTCGtaacatcaacaaggtggccaagaagaagaaccttcTGGAGCTACTCTCCCAATCGCTTGCCCCCAGTATCTACGGGCACGATTatgtcaagaaggccatCTTACTCATGCTTTTGGGTGGTATGGAGAAAAACCTCGAGAATGGAACACATCTGCGTGGAGATATCAACATTCTGATGGTCGGTGACCCGTCCACTGCTAAATCTCAGCTGCTACGTTTCGTCCTCAATACTGCACCGCTCGCGATAGCAACAACTGGTCGTGGCTCCTCGGGTGTTGGTCTCACTGCAGCAGTAACTTCTGATAAGGAGACGGGTGAGCGCCGACTGGAGGCCGGTGCCATGGTTATGGCTGACCGTGGTGTCGTTTGTATCGACGAATTCGATAAGATGTCAGACGTGGACAGAGTTGCGATCCACGAAGTTATGGAACAGCAGACTGTTACCATCGCAAAAGCGGGTATTCACACATCGTTGAATGCTCGTTGTagtgttgttgctgctgctaaCCCTATTTTTGGTCAATATGACCCTCACAAGGATCCTCACAAAAACATCGCACTGCCTGACTCTCTGCTCTCACGTTTCGATTTACTATTTGTCGTCACAGATGACATCGAGGATACGCGAGACCGGCACGTATCGGAACATGTCCTTCGTATGCACCGGTATCGCCAGCCAGGAACTGAAGAAGGTGCTCCTGTGCGTGAGCAAGGTGGGCAGTCTCTGGGGGTCTCAGCTTCAAACCAAACTGAGTCC includes:
- a CDS encoding minichromosome maintenance protein 3, with protein sequence MDSFMLQDEGVRDRIRQAEEFLDPNDPQVRSYRSDIILMLQKNQRRLTVNLDHVRNHSPDLAQGLLQQPFDFTLAFDQALKNIVQTIPQARPDQTAKDTIYYCAWAGSFGLNACNPRTLSSHLLNYMVSIEGIVTRCSLIRPKVVKSVHYNEKKDMFHFREYQDQTMTNGVTTSSVYPREDDDGNPLITEYGFCTYRDHQTISIQEMPERAPAGQLPRGVDAILDDDLVDSVKPGDRVQLVGIYRTLGNRNTNHNSALFKTMILTNNVVLLSSKSGGGVATATITDTDIRNINKVAKKKNLLELLSQSLAPSIYGHDYVKKAILLMLLGGMEKNLENGTHLRGDINILMVGDPSTAKSQLLRFVLNTAPLAIATTGRGSSGVGLTAAVTSDKETGERRLEAGAMVMADRGVVCIDEFDKMSDVDRVAIHEVMEQQTVTIAKAGIHTSLNARCSVVAAANPIFGQYDPHKDPHKNIALPDSLLSRFDLLFVVTDDIEDTRDRHVSEHVLRMHRYRQPGTEEGAPVREQGGQSLGVSASNQTESQGPTEVYQKYDAMLHSGVTVTSGRGSNKKPEILSIPFMKKYIQYAKTRIKPILTQEASDRIADIYVGLRNDEMEGNQRRTSPLTVRTLETIIRLATAHAKSRLSNRVEERDAAAAEGILRFALFKEVVEESRKKRRKTQTVDFASSSDESSSDDDEDDDGDIANATQSNRSTSRATRNSSRLQARETSDTARSSREPDVPEDDSQSTLRRSSRRTQDQSQSQASFASSIPASQLPPSNQLESLDGDEDLATGAAALAIDDAPITSERLTAFRTALGQLLNTDLFEDDAAELDAVVEAVNKKIGNRRDAFDKGEATKALQKMGEANQIMFTEGDLVYKI